In Nitrosococcus oceani ATCC 19707, the following proteins share a genomic window:
- a CDS encoding IS630 transposase-related protein: MRCSIDLRKRVIDFVRGGGSKAEAARRFQVGRASIYRWLSQDDALCYERPGPRRSHKLDWEALRVHVEDKAALTYKERARHFGVSYYCIWHAMHKMGLTRKKNDGVHAAL, translated from the coding sequence ATGAGATGTTCAATTGATTTGCGCAAACGAGTAATCGATTTTGTAAGGGGCGGTGGAAGCAAGGCGGAAGCGGCCCGGAGATTTCAGGTAGGCCGCGCGAGCATTTATCGCTGGTTGTCGCAGGATGATGCGCTGTGTTACGAGCGTCCCGGCCCTCGCCGTTCACACAAGCTGGACTGGGAGGCTTTACGGGTCCATGTGGAAGACAAGGCTGCTCTCACCTATAAAGAACGCGCCCGGCATTTTGGCGTTTCGTATTACTGTATTTGGCATGCGATGCACAAAATGGGGTTAACCCGTAAAAAAAATGACGGGGTACACGCAGCGCTGTAA
- a CDS encoding helix-turn-helix transcriptional regulator, protein MPNAIPMDINQTQKERLSHIDFKAHFLGTIGRNDLVSRFGIKEAAATRDITLYKDLAPENLEYDTKAKVYIRGTSFEPLFDYSPSQAMAALAHGFGDDFVGTHKALIACEAPAQLNHPDLETLSALTRAIHQHKASKIVYRSLSSGRSTREIVPFVLVDNGLRWHVRGYDRKQSRFADFVVTRISDPEILDGPVKENEGRESDIQWNRVVELEIVPHPSLKHPKTIETDYAMENGVLKVNVRAAVAGYVLRRWNVDCSEEHSLEGPEYHLWLKNRQALYGVENLVIAPGYNQDNRVAREGS, encoded by the coding sequence ATGCCCAACGCCATCCCAATGGATATCAACCAAACGCAAAAAGAGCGGCTATCGCACATTGATTTCAAAGCGCATTTTTTGGGGACTATTGGCCGAAATGACCTCGTAAGCCGCTTCGGCATCAAGGAGGCTGCGGCAACCAGAGACATCACTTTGTATAAGGATCTTGCCCCAGAAAATCTGGAATATGACACCAAGGCCAAAGTCTATATACGGGGCACATCCTTTGAACCGTTGTTCGATTACTCGCCCAGCCAGGCCATGGCAGCTCTCGCTCATGGATTTGGTGACGATTTCGTGGGGACGCATAAGGCGTTGATCGCATGCGAGGCCCCGGCGCAACTCAACCACCCTGACTTAGAGACCTTGTCAGCACTGACCCGCGCCATTCATCAGCATAAGGCGAGCAAAATTGTGTATCGCTCCCTAAGCAGCGGACGCAGCACGCGCGAGATCGTACCCTTCGTGTTGGTTGACAATGGTTTGCGTTGGCATGTCCGTGGCTATGACAGGAAGCAGTCAAGATTCGCGGATTTTGTTGTCACCCGCATCTCAGATCCAGAAATTCTAGACGGGCCTGTTAAAGAGAATGAAGGCCGTGAATCGGACATCCAATGGAATCGCGTCGTCGAGCTGGAAATCGTCCCCCATCCCAGCCTGAAACACCCGAAGACCATCGAAACAGATTACGCCATGGAAAACGGCGTACTGAAGGTCAATGTTCGTGCTGCCGTCGCTGGTTACGTCCTCCGGCGCTGGAATGTCGACTGCTCAGAAGAGCATAGCCTGGAAGGCCCGGAATACCACCTCTGGCTGAAGAACAGGCAAGCTCTGTATGGCGTTGAGAACCTGGTCATCGCTCCCGGCTACAACCAGGACAACCGCGTCGCCAGGGAGGGCTCATGA
- a CDS encoding KAP family P-loop NTPase fold protein yields MWPDNETERDYLNFGGVAETVAEITVQAQGRPISIGVSGAWGVGKSSMIKLIRTALTEKDKSEPARFIYVEFNAWLYQGYDDARAALLEVIATKLNEEAEKRKSGVDKAKELLHRVNWLRAAKLGAGSALALALGLPPTGLIGDVVRVGRKVIGEGAGAEEAQEAADAVSEVITTTEGLIKAKPELSPPREIHAIRECFEQTLAEMGVTLVVLIDDLDRCLPPTTISTLEAIRLFLFLDNTAFVIAADDAMIKHAVRQHFGEVDDDLVINYFDKLIQIPIRVPPLGTQEVRAYMMLLFIETTDIDDTLKEGIREAVCSQLAKSWRGERVDRAFIQSVYKEAPPELVARFDTADRLAPIMVSASQISGNPRLVKRFLNALSIRMAISRAHDVGVDEAVLAKMLLFERCGNPKAYDALIAAVNNDPEGKPVFLAEWEQKATSGAEVELEPLWDDRFIREWLTITPPLADTDLRGVLYVSREHAPLITPEDRLSSEGAELLTAILTSPDMAASLHDRLAVLARPETTVIMDRILEQARREQEWGTPAILDACIAVAKADPSLGTRVAGFLSERPLGQIKPGIVPKISDQQWVAEVFARWKDADVSAPVKKAIEAVEKS; encoded by the coding sequence ATGTGGCCAGATAACGAAACAGAACGTGATTACCTGAATTTCGGTGGGGTGGCCGAGACTGTTGCTGAAATCACCGTGCAGGCCCAAGGCAGGCCGATTTCTATTGGAGTATCTGGCGCTTGGGGCGTTGGCAAATCATCAATGATAAAGCTGATTCGCACTGCCCTTACCGAAAAGGACAAAAGTGAGCCAGCCCGATTTATCTATGTGGAGTTCAATGCGTGGCTTTATCAAGGCTACGACGATGCCCGAGCAGCGCTACTTGAAGTTATTGCAACTAAATTAAATGAAGAAGCTGAAAAGCGAAAAAGCGGTGTCGACAAGGCGAAAGAGCTTTTGCATCGCGTCAACTGGCTGCGCGCAGCCAAACTGGGCGCTGGTTCAGCGCTCGCACTCGCGCTGGGGCTCCCACCAACAGGCTTGATCGGTGACGTAGTTAGAGTTGGCCGGAAGGTGATTGGAGAAGGGGCCGGTGCAGAAGAAGCACAGGAAGCGGCCGACGCAGTATCAGAAGTAATTACGACTACAGAAGGCCTAATCAAGGCGAAGCCAGAACTGTCTCCGCCGCGCGAGATCCATGCTATTCGTGAATGCTTTGAGCAGACGTTAGCCGAGATGGGGGTAACGCTCGTTGTGCTCATCGACGACCTGGATCGCTGTCTTCCACCTACCACGATCTCCACGCTCGAAGCTATTCGGCTGTTTCTCTTCCTGGACAACACGGCATTTGTAATCGCAGCCGACGATGCAATGATTAAACATGCGGTCCGACAGCATTTTGGGGAAGTTGATGACGACTTGGTTATTAACTATTTCGACAAGCTTATCCAGATCCCCATCCGTGTTCCTCCTCTTGGTACGCAGGAAGTTCGAGCCTATATGATGCTTCTGTTTATCGAGACTACCGATATAGACGATACCCTCAAGGAAGGAATCCGTGAGGCGGTTTGTTCCCAACTTGCCAAAAGTTGGCGTGGCGAGCGTGTAGACCGGGCATTCATTCAGTCAGTTTATAAAGAAGCGCCGCCGGAGCTGGTGGCGCGTTTTGACACTGCCGATCGCCTCGCTCCCATCATGGTTAGCGCCAGTCAAATCTCTGGAAACCCACGATTGGTCAAGCGTTTTCTAAACGCGCTCTCAATCAGAATGGCAATCTCGCGTGCTCATGACGTAGGCGTTGATGAAGCGGTATTGGCGAAGATGTTGCTGTTCGAGCGCTGCGGTAATCCCAAGGCTTACGATGCTTTGATCGCAGCTGTGAACAATGATCCCGAAGGCAAGCCGGTCTTCCTGGCTGAATGGGAGCAGAAAGCTACTTCTGGCGCAGAGGTTGAGCTGGAGCCGCTTTGGGACGATCGCTTTATTAGAGAATGGCTCACGATCACACCACCGCTCGCTGACACAGATCTGCGAGGAGTGCTTTATGTCAGCAGAGAGCATGCACCACTGATTACACCGGAAGACCGGTTGTCATCAGAAGGAGCAGAACTACTAACGGCTATCCTCACAAGTCCTGATATGGCGGCGAGTCTGCATGATCGTCTTGCGGTGCTGGCACGTCCAGAGACCACCGTAATTATGGACCGCATACTCGAACAGGCGCGGCGCGAGCAGGAATGGGGTACGCCCGCGATCCTGGATGCGTGTATCGCCGTTGCCAAGGCCGATCCGTCACTTGGGACGCGCGTCGCAGGCTTCTTGAGCGAGCGACCTCTTGGCCAAATCAAGCCAGGTATCGTACCCAAAATCAGCGACCAGCAGTGGGTTGCTGAAGTGTTTGCGCGATGGAAGGACGCTGACGTGAGCGCTCCCGTTAAAAAGGCAATTGAAGCTGTGGAGAAGAGCTGA
- a CDS encoding DUF1156 domain-containing protein encodes MAEIKTPKKLIEVALPLDDINTAAAREKSIRHGHPSTLHLWWARRPLAAARAVLFAQMVNDPGYQQGEGFKYGVNKKEAEIKREKLFQIIRDLVKWENTNNEEVLNRAREAIWESWRETCHLNRNHPQAAELFNPDKLPAFHDPFAGGGAIPLEAQRLGLESYASDLNPVAVMINKAMIEIPPKFAGQRPVGPLPQGEKQGKLMDDWSGARGLAEDVRRYGHWMREEAFERIGNLYPRIKITQEMVAERPDLKPYQGQELTVIAWLWARTVKSPNPAFSHADIPLASSFLLSTKKGKESYVNPLVEGHNYQFEVCMGVPPAEARNGTKLGRGANFTCLLSDTPIDPKYIYAQAQSGNLGQRLMAVVAEGKSGRIYLTPTAEMEQAASAASPDWKPDALMPENPRWFSPPMYGMKSYGDLFTPRQLVALNTFSDLVQEACYKAIADAKAAGMTDDGIGIDDGGRGATAYGDALAVYLTFAINKLADRGSTICTWDSSRSSTRNTFGRQAIPMTWDFAEPNPLSDSTGNFMGGIGWANDVLSRMIPSSGGIAVQQDAATQNISAEKVISTDPPYYDNIGYADLSDFFYVWMRRSLKSFYPSLFATMAVPKAEELVAIPYRHGTKEKAETFFLDGMTQAIHNMADKGHPAFPVSIYYAFKQSETKEGATSNTGWETFLEAVIRAGFSIDGTWPMRTEMSNRMIGSGTNALASSVVLVCKKREIEAESISRRDFQRELREQMPDALEAMIGGETGTTPIAPVDLAQAAIGPGMAIFSKYEAVLNQDGSRMSVHDALILINRAITEYLSPESGSFDADTQFCSSWFDQYGWSTGPFGEANVLAQAKGTTVDGVNTAGVVESGGGKVRLLKWAEYEADWDPIKDNRTPIWEACHQMIRSLNNQGESAAGELLAKMPEKGEPIRQLAYHLYTLCERKKWAEDARAYNELIGSWHAIVTASHEVGHSGSQAELGLDF; translated from the coding sequence ATGGCCGAAATAAAAACACCCAAAAAACTGATTGAAGTCGCGCTACCGCTGGATGACATCAACACAGCGGCAGCGCGAGAAAAGTCAATTCGGCATGGTCATCCCTCAACCTTACATCTGTGGTGGGCGCGCCGACCTTTGGCAGCAGCAAGGGCCGTGTTGTTTGCGCAAATGGTCAACGATCCCGGATACCAGCAAGGAGAAGGATTCAAGTATGGGGTTAACAAGAAAGAGGCCGAGATCAAACGCGAGAAACTCTTTCAGATAATCCGTGATTTGGTGAAGTGGGAAAACACCAATAATGAGGAGGTGCTGAATCGCGCACGTGAAGCGATCTGGGAAAGCTGGCGCGAAACTTGTCATCTAAACCGCAATCATCCCCAAGCAGCAGAACTTTTCAATCCGGATAAACTCCCGGCCTTTCATGATCCATTTGCGGGCGGAGGGGCGATCCCACTGGAGGCGCAGCGACTGGGATTAGAAAGTTATGCCAGTGACTTGAATCCAGTGGCGGTGATGATCAACAAAGCCATGATCGAGATCCCTCCGAAGTTTGCCGGGCAACGACCAGTAGGTCCTCTGCCCCAAGGCGAGAAGCAAGGCAAGTTGATGGATGACTGGTCTGGCGCAAGAGGCCTGGCCGAGGATGTGCGTCGTTACGGCCACTGGATGCGGGAGGAAGCATTCGAGCGTATCGGTAATCTCTACCCTAGGATCAAGATCACGCAGGAGATGGTCGCAGAACGACCCGACCTGAAACCATACCAGGGACAGGAACTGACTGTTATCGCCTGGCTCTGGGCCAGAACCGTGAAAAGCCCCAATCCGGCTTTCAGCCATGCCGATATCCCGCTAGCGTCTAGCTTTCTACTTTCCACCAAGAAGGGAAAAGAGTCTTATGTTAATCCGTTAGTCGAAGGACATAACTATCAATTCGAAGTGTGTATGGGAGTTCCGCCAGCAGAAGCAAGGAACGGAACTAAACTGGGTCGTGGGGCCAACTTTACCTGCCTACTATCAGATACACCTATTGACCCGAAATACATTTATGCACAGGCACAATCCGGAAATCTGGGTCAGCGACTAATGGCGGTTGTAGCTGAGGGGAAAAGTGGGCGTATCTATCTTACGCCCACCGCAGAAATGGAGCAGGCCGCAAGTGCTGCATCACCGGACTGGAAGCCAGATGCATTAATGCCAGAAAACCCTCGTTGGTTTTCACCACCGATGTACGGTATGAAATCCTATGGCGATCTTTTCACTCCCCGCCAACTTGTCGCTCTAAATACATTCTCTGATCTAGTTCAGGAAGCCTGCTACAAAGCCATCGCTGATGCCAAAGCAGCGGGAATGACCGACGATGGAATCGGTATTGATGATGGAGGCAGAGGTGCGACTGCTTATGGCGATGCTTTGGCGGTTTATTTGACCTTCGCGATAAATAAATTGGCAGACAGAGGCTCAACCATTTGCACATGGGATTCATCGAGAAGTAGCACTCGAAACACATTTGGCCGCCAAGCTATACCAATGACATGGGATTTTGCAGAACCAAATCCACTCTCAGACTCCACTGGAAACTTTATGGGAGGAATTGGATGGGCAAATGACGTGCTTAGCCGAATGATTCCATCTAGTGGTGGAATAGCAGTTCAACAAGACGCAGCAACCCAAAACATTAGTGCTGAAAAGGTCATTTCAACTGACCCGCCTTACTATGACAATATTGGTTATGCCGACCTGTCTGATTTTTTTTACGTATGGATGAGGCGCTCATTAAAATCATTCTATCCAAGTTTGTTCGCTACTATGGCGGTTCCAAAGGCTGAGGAATTGGTCGCTATACCTTATCGTCATGGCACAAAAGAAAAAGCAGAGACCTTCTTTCTAGATGGTATGACACAAGCCATTCATAATATGGCTGACAAAGGGCATCCTGCTTTCCCTGTATCTATTTACTACGCGTTCAAACAATCAGAAACCAAAGAAGGGGCCACATCTAATACAGGCTGGGAAACATTTTTAGAGGCTGTGATTAGAGCAGGCTTTTCTATCGATGGTACTTGGCCAATGAGAACTGAAATGTCCAATCGTATGATTGGCTCTGGTACTAATGCTTTGGCTTCCTCTGTTGTTCTGGTATGCAAAAAACGTGAAATCGAAGCCGAATCTATTTCACGACGCGACTTCCAACGTGAACTGCGTGAACAGATGCCCGACGCACTAGAAGCCATGATCGGCGGAGAAACGGGCACTACACCCATCGCTCCCGTGGATTTAGCCCAGGCCGCGATTGGCCCGGGGATGGCCATCTTCTCCAAGTACGAGGCCGTACTGAATCAGGATGGTTCACGTATGAGCGTGCATGATGCGCTAATCCTGATCAACCGCGCCATCACGGAATACCTCAGCCCGGAATCCGGCAGTTTCGATGCCGACACCCAGTTCTGCTCCAGTTGGTTTGATCAGTACGGATGGAGTACTGGTCCCTTTGGTGAAGCGAACGTGCTAGCGCAAGCAAAGGGCACGACGGTAGATGGCGTAAATACAGCCGGGGTCGTCGAATCCGGCGGCGGCAAGGTTCGCCTATTGAAATGGGCGGAGTACGAAGCCGATTGGGATCCCATTAAAGACAACCGCACACCTATCTGGGAAGCCTGCCACCAAATGATTCGCAGTCTCAACAACCAGGGTGAATCGGCCGCTGGCGAACTACTGGCCAAGATGCCGGAGAAAGGAGAACCCATTCGTCAGCTCGCCTATCACCTGTACACCCTGTGCGAACGCAAGAAGTGGGCCGAAGATGCCCGCGCCTACAACGAATTGATCGGTTCCTGGCATGCCATTGTCACCGCCTCCCACGAGGTTGGCCACAGTGGCTCGCAAGCCGAACTCGGACTGGATTTTTGA
- a CDS encoding helicase-related protein, producing the protein MNEYNTNVSIFINLDIDEELSAEEYELYADQVVDQATAAETIPELEAEILILKDLEHQALGVVQSGNDKKWEELSHLLQDRPEMYTESGSRRKLIIFTEHKDTLNYLVGRIRGMLGNPEAVITIHGGVNRDDRRKAQEEFRNNRDVQVLVATDAAGEGVNLQNANLMVNYDLPWNPNRLEQRFGRIHRIGQTEVCHLWNLIASETREGEVFQRLFDKIEIEKKALGGKVFDILGEVFEGKSLKDLLVEAIRSSESDEARHAYQESFFGKALDTEHLKEILRRNALVEQHMSLEDLYAVKEEMEKAEARKLQPYFIRAFFTEAFQNLTGEMRPREAGRYEVRHVPASIRERDRIIGESRTPVLKKYERICFEKDLVRAHGKPMADLIHPGHPLMHATTDLILSAHRSKLKQGAVLVDSNDDGLEPRILFMVDHSVREAPANDQHDKPRVASRRLQFVEIDQHGKAFHAGWAPHLDLQPIDDYDLKLVQDILNAPWISADLEGLALNHASQHLVPEHYREVKARREHQADKVLAAVNERLVKEINYWSDRYIKLSDDVAAGKQPRMQPEMARRRVDELTERLNQRKRELEAMKAVVSSTPVVIGGALVIPQGLLAQRKGETAFCADAEARARIEMVAMNAVIAVEQGFGHEVKDMSAEKCGWDVTARPPANPDGSIKPDRHIEVKGRAKGQSTITVSRNEIIYALNQTDKFLLAVVIVDGDSFDGPHYIRNPFSTEPDFGVASINYDLSDLLSKAVSPELTL; encoded by the coding sequence ATGAATGAATATAACACAAATGTCTCAATATTTATAAATTTAGATATAGATGAAGAGCTGAGTGCAGAAGAATATGAACTCTATGCTGACCAGGTCGTCGACCAAGCCACCGCGGCTGAAACCATCCCAGAGTTAGAAGCGGAAATTCTGATTCTGAAGGACCTGGAACACCAGGCGTTGGGAGTCGTGCAGTCGGGCAATGACAAAAAATGGGAAGAGCTTTCTCATCTGCTGCAGGACCGGCCTGAGATGTACACAGAGTCTGGCAGCCGCCGCAAGCTGATCATCTTCACCGAGCACAAGGATACCCTCAATTATCTGGTTGGCCGTATCCGCGGCATGTTGGGCAATCCCGAAGCGGTTATCACCATTCACGGTGGCGTCAATCGTGATGATCGACGTAAGGCTCAGGAAGAATTCCGCAACAATCGTGATGTGCAGGTGCTCGTGGCCACCGATGCCGCTGGTGAAGGTGTGAACCTGCAAAACGCTAACCTGATGGTCAATTACGATCTGCCCTGGAACCCCAACCGCCTGGAACAGCGCTTTGGCCGTATCCATCGCATTGGTCAAACAGAGGTGTGCCACCTATGGAATCTGATCGCCAGTGAAACGAGAGAGGGTGAAGTCTTTCAGCGATTATTCGACAAAATTGAGATCGAAAAGAAGGCTCTCGGCGGCAAGGTATTCGACATTCTGGGCGAAGTATTTGAGGGGAAATCATTAAAAGATTTGCTGGTAGAGGCAATCAGGTCTAGCGAATCAGATGAGGCACGTCACGCCTATCAGGAGAGTTTCTTTGGCAAGGCTCTGGATACTGAACACCTGAAGGAAATCCTCCGGCGCAATGCTCTCGTTGAACAGCATATGAGCCTGGAAGATCTTTATGCTGTCAAAGAGGAGATGGAAAAAGCCGAGGCTCGCAAGCTGCAGCCTTACTTTATCCGTGCCTTTTTCACCGAGGCATTTCAGAACCTCACCGGCGAAATGCGACCCCGCGAGGCGGGTCGATACGAGGTGCGGCATGTGCCGGCCTCTATTCGCGAGCGTGACCGGATCATTGGTGAAAGCCGCACACCAGTATTAAAGAAGTACGAGCGGATCTGTTTCGAGAAAGACCTGGTTCGCGCCCACGGCAAGCCCATGGCGGATTTGATCCACCCCGGCCATCCGCTGATGCATGCCACCACCGACCTGATCCTCTCAGCACACCGCAGCAAGCTCAAGCAAGGTGCGGTACTGGTGGATTCCAACGATGACGGCTTAGAACCACGAATACTGTTTATGGTGGATCACAGCGTTCGCGAAGCGCCAGCAAATGATCAGCACGATAAGCCCAGAGTGGCTTCAAGGCGCTTGCAGTTCGTGGAGATCGACCAGCATGGAAAGGCTTTTCACGCCGGCTGGGCACCGCACCTCGACCTGCAGCCCATTGATGATTACGACCTGAAACTGGTGCAGGACATTCTCAATGCCCCGTGGATCAGTGCAGACCTTGAAGGCCTGGCACTCAACCATGCATCCCAACACCTGGTGCCGGAACACTACCGGGAGGTGAAAGCCCGTCGTGAACATCAGGCAGATAAGGTGCTTGCTGCAGTCAATGAGCGGCTGGTCAAGGAGATCAATTATTGGTCCGACCGTTACATCAAACTCAGTGACGATGTCGCCGCCGGTAAACAACCGCGCATGCAGCCTGAGATGGCGCGCCGCCGGGTAGATGAACTCACTGAACGGCTGAACCAGCGCAAGCGAGAACTGGAGGCCATGAAGGCCGTAGTCTCCAGTACTCCCGTGGTCATTGGTGGCGCGTTGGTCATTCCGCAAGGTCTGTTGGCGCAACGCAAAGGCGAGACCGCTTTCTGCGCCGACGCCGAGGCCCGCGCACGCATAGAGATGGTAGCGATGAATGCGGTCATAGCTGTGGAACAGGGCTTTGGTCACGAAGTGAAAGATATGTCTGCTGAAAAATGCGGCTGGGACGTCACCGCCCGCCCACCCGCCAACCCTGATGGCTCGATTAAGCCGGATCGACATATTGAAGTGAAAGGCCGCGCAAAAGGGCAAAGCACCATTACGGTCAGCCGCAATGAAATCATCTATGCCCTCAACCAGACGGATAAATTCCTGCTGGCCGTTGTGATCGTCGATGGCGACAGCTTTGATGGCCCCCACTACATCCGCAACCCTTTCAGTACTGAGCCCGACTTTGGCGTGGCCAGTATCAACTATGACTTGAGTGATCTGCTTTCCAAAGCAGTGTCACCGGAACTGACTCTCTAA
- a CDS encoding DEAD/DEAH box helicase: MIKLEDIKKDAQVLGIQGNEIVRIVQVEPVGDSAITVYYKDNQGRLGEQMLFRSDEARLELAQAGRPWAFDAPGEDFKLGLEAYRISQAALFDPMMAVHTSNVEPLPHQISAVYEAMLPRQPLRFVLADDPGAGKTIMAGLLIRELLMRADAKRILIVSPGGLTEQWQDELLEKFGVQFEIFSREKQEQCASGNYFDEQNQLLCRLDQLSRNEEYQEKLKNTEWDLIIVDEAHKLSANYFGNKVNKTKRFLLGELLGSITRHFLLMTATPHNGKEEDFQIWLSLLDGDRFYGKFREGAHKVDVSDMMRRIVKEELLKFDGTPLFPERRAYSANYDLSDAEAALYAQVTDYVRNEMNRADNLDGKRRGTVGFALTQLQRRLASSPEAIYQSLKRRRKRLESRLDEMKLVARGHSVQKGVAETLGEYTVKRQIDLPDNFDEL, encoded by the coding sequence ATGATCAAACTCGAAGACATCAAAAAAGACGCGCAAGTTTTAGGCATACAGGGCAATGAGATCGTACGCATCGTCCAGGTCGAGCCGGTCGGCGATAGTGCGATCACTGTCTACTACAAAGACAACCAGGGCCGTCTGGGCGAACAAATGCTATTTCGCTCGGACGAAGCACGGCTTGAGCTGGCTCAGGCAGGTCGACCCTGGGCATTCGATGCGCCAGGTGAAGATTTCAAACTCGGGCTTGAGGCTTACCGTATCTCACAGGCCGCCCTGTTTGATCCCATGATGGCGGTACACACCTCTAACGTAGAGCCGCTGCCCCACCAGATTTCTGCTGTGTACGAGGCCATGCTACCCAGGCAGCCGCTACGATTTGTGCTGGCCGACGATCCTGGCGCCGGCAAGACCATTATGGCTGGATTGCTCATTCGCGAACTGTTGATGCGGGCCGATGCCAAACGCATCCTGATCGTCTCTCCCGGCGGCCTCACCGAGCAGTGGCAGGACGAACTGCTGGAGAAATTCGGTGTTCAGTTCGAGATCTTCAGCCGTGAGAAGCAGGAGCAGTGTGCATCCGGCAACTACTTCGACGAACAGAATCAACTTCTCTGCCGCCTGGATCAGTTATCGCGTAATGAGGAGTACCAGGAAAAACTGAAAAACACTGAGTGGGATCTCATCATCGTTGACGAGGCTCACAAACTCTCCGCCAATTACTTCGGCAACAAGGTCAACAAGACCAAGCGCTTTTTACTGGGTGAGTTGCTCGGCTCTATCACCCGTCACTTTCTATTAATGACAGCCACGCCGCACAACGGCAAGGAAGAAGACTTCCAGATTTGGCTTTCACTGCTGGATGGCGATCGCTTCTACGGCAAGTTTCGCGAAGGCGCCCACAAGGTAGATGTCTCAGACATGATGCGCCGCATAGTGAAAGAGGAACTACTCAAGTTTGATGGCACGCCACTCTTCCCCGAGCGCCGCGCATACAGCGCGAACTATGACCTCTCCGATGCAGAAGCAGCGCTTTACGCGCAAGTGACCGACTACGTCCGCAATGAGATGAACCGCGCCGACAATCTGGATGGTAAACGCCGGGGCACAGTTGGCTTTGCACTCACACAACTGCAGCGTCGCCTAGCCTCAAGTCCAGAAGCGATATACCAATCGCTGAAGCGCCGGCGCAAACGTCTTGAATCTCGCTTGGATGAGATGAAGCTGGTCGCTCGTGGCCACAGTGTTCAGAAAGGTGTCGCAGAAACCCTTGGCGAATACACAGTAAAAAGGCAGATCGACCTGCCGGACAATTTCGATGAGTTATAG
- the qatB gene encoding Qat anti-phage system associated protein QatB, with amino-acid sequence MRKGVGHYVHKGLGGSGTAVRRLGGTARTAGTLFGALSAAAAGQASGPGNELNPTVLAGRSADEIMSAVVEAVRPVDGTQDGEASRAAIGKALSELLTQFPDADLLNLSETQRVLAVERFIAWDVFNRFELDLGKTIQEKAPSVASALSRLKEVRDFITQTVAASFRKLSTDATALGSNKVAAIVRDALGLAIGVFEGYL; translated from the coding sequence ATGCGAAAAGGCGTAGGGCACTACGTCCACAAAGGGCTGGGTGGTAGTGGCACGGCAGTGCGCCGCCTTGGTGGTACCGCCCGCACTGCCGGCACGCTGTTTGGTGCGTTATCAGCGGCAGCCGCAGGCCAGGCATCAGGCCCGGGAAATGAGCTGAACCCGACTGTTCTCGCTGGTCGCAGTGCTGACGAAATAATGAGCGCCGTCGTTGAGGCTGTGCGTCCCGTAGACGGCACGCAAGACGGTGAGGCCAGTCGCGCCGCTATCGGCAAAGCACTTTCCGAGCTGCTTACACAGTTTCCGGACGCCGACCTGCTCAACCTGTCAGAGACGCAACGGGTGCTTGCAGTTGAGCGCTTTATTGCATGGGACGTGTTCAACCGATTTGAGCTTGATCTTGGCAAGACGATTCAGGAAAAAGCACCAAGTGTTGCGAGCGCTCTTTCCCGCCTTAAAGAAGTGAGGGACTTCATTACGCAAACGGTCGCAGCGAGTTTCAGAAAGCTGTCGACCGACGCAACCGCTCTTGGCAGCAACAAGGTTGCCGCAATTGTCCGAGATGCACTAGGGCTGGCAATTGGTGTATTCGAGGGGTATCTGTAA
- a CDS encoding IS630 family transposase codes for MKRKSFLRLRERYRRRGKRFVYLDESGFEPEVSRRYAYAPKGRRVYGLISGHRRPRTSLLAARMDEGFEAPFLFEGTCNTAVFNAWLEKELCPLLNSNHIVIMDNAPFHKAVSSREIIKKTGAGILFLPPYSPDFNPIEKDFGNIKKIREYNEHETLENIVAAYQ; via the coding sequence ATGAAAAGAAAGAGCTTTCTTCGCCTTCGTGAACGCTATCGCCGCCGCGGCAAAAGATTTGTCTATCTTGATGAAAGCGGTTTTGAGCCGGAGGTTTCCCGTCGTTACGCTTACGCTCCAAAGGGGCGGCGTGTTTATGGTCTGATCTCCGGTCATCGCAGACCGCGAACCTCTTTATTGGCCGCCCGTATGGATGAAGGCTTTGAAGCGCCGTTTCTATTTGAGGGAACCTGTAACACGGCTGTGTTCAATGCATGGCTGGAAAAAGAGCTTTGCCCCTTGCTCAACAGCAACCACATTGTCATCATGGATAATGCTCCGTTCCACAAAGCCGTTTCTTCACGTGAAATCATCAAAAAAACAGGGGCGGGAATTTTATTCCTCCCCCCTTATTCCCCTGACTTTAACCCCATAGAAAAAGACTTCGGAAATATCAAAAAAATCAGAGAATACAACGAACATGAAACCCTTGAGAATATCGTTGCAGCGTATCAGTAA